The following coding sequences are from one Streptomyces venezuelae window:
- a CDS encoding glycerophosphodiester phosphodiesterase — protein sequence MTLARQHQIQVVAHRGASEDAPEHTLAAYKKAVEDGADALECDVRLTADGHLVCVHDRRVNRTSNGRGAVSALELADLAALDFGSWKKHHGEAEEDPDWASATGEDTGADTSVLTLERLLELVAESNASGRRVRLAIETKHPTRWAGQVEERLLLLLKRFGLDAPPPEGPSPVRVMSFSARSLHRVRAASPTLPTVYLMQFISPRHRDGRLPEGVRIAGPAMRILRSHPSYVAKLRRAGHQVHVWTVNEPEDVELCAELGVDAIITNRPKQVLSQLNQLGLH from the coding sequence GTGACCCTCGCACGACAGCACCAGATTCAGGTCGTCGCCCACCGCGGAGCGTCCGAGGACGCTCCCGAGCACACGCTGGCCGCCTACAAGAAGGCGGTCGAGGACGGTGCCGACGCCCTCGAATGCGATGTACGGCTCACCGCCGACGGCCACCTCGTCTGTGTCCACGACAGGCGCGTCAACCGTACGTCGAACGGGCGCGGCGCCGTCTCCGCCCTCGAACTGGCCGACCTCGCCGCCCTGGACTTCGGCTCCTGGAAGAAGCACCACGGAGAGGCCGAGGAGGACCCCGACTGGGCGTCCGCCACGGGCGAGGACACCGGGGCGGACACCTCGGTCCTGACCCTGGAACGGCTCCTCGAGCTCGTGGCCGAAAGCAATGCTTCGGGCCGTCGCGTACGCCTCGCGATCGAGACCAAACACCCCACCCGCTGGGCGGGACAGGTGGAGGAGCGCCTGCTCCTGCTCCTGAAGCGGTTCGGCCTGGACGCGCCGCCCCCGGAGGGCCCTTCGCCGGTACGTGTCATGAGCTTCTCGGCGCGTTCCCTGCACCGTGTCCGGGCCGCTTCCCCGACGCTGCCGACCGTTTACCTGATGCAGTTCATCTCGCCGCGCCACCGCGACGGACGCCTCCCCGAGGGAGTGCGCATCGCTGGTCCGGCCATGCGGATCCTGCGCAGCCACCCTTCGTACGTCGCGAAGCTGAGGCGTGCGGGACACCAGGTGCACGTATGGACGGTGAACGAGCCGGAGGACGTCGAGCTCTGCGCCGAGCTGGGTGTCGATGCGATCATCACCAACCGCCCCAAGCAGGTTCTGTCACAGCTGAATCAGCTGGGACTCCATTAA
- a CDS encoding S1C family serine protease: MSTENEGNEVPQAPSAPPAPVDAPAVPADFTGSGSVSGAAGASASGGAAGQQGPEAAPSAPAHAPSAAPHGAPHGAAHQSAPHGAAHQSAPHGAAHHGAPQAAPQAASGAGNWPPPQPPAVPSYATEGGSGSGWGASYHPQEPKPGGRRGGLVAAVLAAALIAGGIGGGVGYWAAERGDSDTSSTTVSAPDTPADLKREPGSVSDIANKALPSVVTIEAQSGGGEGGTGTGFVYDTQGHILTNNHVVASAAEGGKLQVTFSNGKKYAAEVVGRAEGYDVAVIKLKNAPSGLQPLKLGNSDRVAVGDSTIAIGAPFGLSNTVTTGIISAKHRPVTSSDGGQSGKSSYMSALQTDASINPGNSGGPLLDARGAVIGINSAIKPAESGGGLGGQGQSGSIGLGFAIPVNQAKQVAQQLIKTGQPVYPVIGASVSLQQEGANGATISREAVSGSEPVTPNGPADKAGLKPGDVITKLDDMVIDSGPTLIGQIWTHKPGDKVKITYERDGKEHTVDVTLGQRKGDS, translated from the coding sequence GTGAGCACCGAGAACGAGGGCAACGAGGTACCCCAGGCCCCGTCCGCGCCCCCCGCGCCGGTGGACGCTCCCGCTGTTCCCGCAGACTTCACAGGATCCGGTTCCGTGAGCGGTGCCGCCGGAGCCTCCGCGTCCGGTGGGGCCGCCGGGCAGCAGGGGCCCGAGGCGGCGCCGTCCGCTCCCGCGCACGCCCCCTCGGCGGCGCCTCACGGAGCGCCGCACGGCGCGGCCCACCAGAGCGCACCGCACGGCGCGGCCCACCAGAGCGCACCGCACGGCGCGGCCCACCACGGCGCGCCGCAGGCCGCCCCGCAGGCCGCGTCCGGTGCCGGGAACTGGCCGCCGCCGCAGCCGCCCGCTGTGCCGTCGTACGCCACGGAAGGCGGCTCCGGTTCGGGCTGGGGCGCCTCGTACCACCCGCAGGAACCGAAGCCCGGCGGCCGGCGCGGCGGTCTGGTCGCCGCGGTGCTCGCGGCGGCCCTGATCGCGGGCGGCATCGGCGGCGGCGTCGGCTACTGGGCGGCCGAGCGCGGTGACAGCGACACGAGTTCGACGACGGTCTCGGCCCCCGACACGCCCGCCGACCTGAAGCGCGAGCCCGGCTCGGTCTCCGACATCGCGAACAAGGCGCTGCCGAGCGTCGTCACCATCGAGGCGCAGAGCGGCGGCGGCGAGGGCGGCACGGGCACCGGCTTCGTCTACGACACGCAGGGCCACATCCTCACCAACAACCACGTCGTGGCGTCGGCAGCCGAGGGCGGCAAGCTCCAGGTGACGTTCTCGAACGGCAAGAAGTACGCCGCGGAGGTCGTCGGCCGTGCCGAGGGGTACGACGTGGCGGTCATCAAGCTCAAGAACGCCCCCTCCGGCCTGCAGCCGCTCAAGCTCGGCAACTCCGACCGGGTGGCCGTCGGCGACTCGACCATCGCGATCGGCGCGCCCTTCGGCCTCTCGAACACGGTCACCACCGGCATCATCAGCGCGAAGCACCGCCCGGTGACCTCCAGCGACGGCGGTCAGAGCGGCAAGAGCTCGTACATGAGCGCGTTGCAGACCGACGCCTCCATCAACCCCGGCAACTCCGGAGGCCCGCTCCTGGACGCGCGCGGCGCGGTCATCGGCATCAACTCCGCGATCAAGCCGGCCGAGAGCGGCGGCGGCCTCGGCGGCCAGGGGCAGTCCGGCTCCATCGGCCTGGGCTTCGCGATCCCGGTCAACCAGGCCAAGCAGGTCGCGCAGCAGCTGATCAAGACCGGCCAGCCGGTCTACCCCGTCATCGGTGCCTCGGTCTCCCTCCAGCAGGAGGGCGCGAACGGCGCGACGATCTCCCGCGAGGCCGTGAGCGGTTCGGAGCCGGTCACGCCGAACGGCCCGGCGGACAAGGCGGGCCTGAAGCCCGGCGACGTCATCACGAAGCTGGACGACATGGTGATCGACAGCGGCCCGACCCTGATCGGCCAGATCTGGACCCACAAGCCCGGCGACAAGGTCAAGATCACTTATGAGCGCGACGGCAAGGAGCACACGGTCGACGTGACGCTGGGCCAGCGCAAGGGCGACAGCTGA
- a CDS encoding ATP-binding protein — MRHRTWVGRFPVQSIGASTPWRGAKEVSGVALVVAREVPTSSSMAVPHGPAGVGEARHHMRNQLRMSGVSESVVDDAVLILSELLSNACRHGRPLGRGMVGDGDVRVAWHVDEAGRLTVEVTDGGGPTRPVPATPSVTAHGGRGLNIITALSDAWGVRDDVHGEVTVWAVVQGGHHHEDFATRVAAPSAAAISELAFVDPFDDLD; from the coding sequence GTGCGTCACCGGACGTGGGTTGGCCGGTTTCCGGTCCAGTCCATTGGGGCATCCACACCGTGGCGTGGGGCGAAGGAGGTCTCGGGGGTGGCGTTGGTGGTGGCACGGGAGGTGCCCACGTCGTCGAGCATGGCCGTTCCCCATGGCCCTGCGGGCGTGGGGGAAGCAAGGCATCACATGCGCAATCAGCTGCGCATGAGCGGGGTGTCCGAATCGGTCGTCGACGATGCCGTACTGATCCTGTCGGAATTGCTCAGCAACGCCTGCCGGCACGGCAGGCCGCTGGGCCGAGGAATGGTCGGCGACGGCGACGTGCGCGTGGCGTGGCACGTCGACGAGGCGGGCCGTCTGACGGTCGAGGTGACGGACGGCGGCGGCCCGACCCGCCCGGTGCCGGCCACTCCGTCGGTGACGGCGCACGGCGGCCGGGGACTCAACATCATCACGGCGCTCTCCGACGCCTGGGGCGTCCGCGACGACGTGCACGGCGAGGTCACCGTGTGGGCCGTCGTGCAAGGAGGGCACCACCACGAGGATTTCGCTACGCGCGTCGCCGCCCCGTCGGCGGCCGCGATATCCGAGCTCGCCTTCGTGGACCCCTTCGACGATCTGGACTGA
- a CDS encoding bifunctional DNA primase/polymerase produces MATTDRHTTTLALAHALSAAERGLAVIPLSRSKLPALRSPHHGDPHPTALCHGECGRPGHGVYDASTDPRRIRELFAAAPWASGYGIACGLPPHHLIGIDLDTKTGTDASAGLRELALRHLFTIPGTVVVITPSGGRHIWLAGPPDVVIPNSAGRLAPGIDIRGAGGYLVGPGSRTEHGVYSTVPGTAHLPPAPCPPALLRLLTPSRRAHRHTPPHSAPSPGTHPSPDPTPHQQGQGLVQFVLAAHEGQRNTRLFWAACRAYENGIGETLSPHLIDAAVCVGLTEREARSTIASAARLTGHA; encoded by the coding sequence ATGGCCACCACCGACCGCCATACCACCACCCTCGCGCTCGCCCACGCTCTGTCCGCCGCCGAGCGCGGGCTCGCGGTGATCCCGCTCTCGCGCTCCAAACTTCCCGCCCTGCGCTCCCCCCACCACGGCGACCCCCACCCCACGGCTCTCTGCCACGGCGAATGCGGCCGCCCGGGACACGGGGTGTACGACGCGTCGACGGACCCGCGACGCATCCGTGAGCTCTTCGCCGCGGCCCCCTGGGCCAGCGGGTACGGCATCGCCTGCGGGTTGCCGCCGCACCATCTGATCGGCATCGACCTGGACACCAAGACCGGTACGGACGCGTCGGCGGGCCTGCGCGAGCTGGCGCTGCGCCACCTCTTCACGATCCCCGGCACCGTCGTCGTGATCACGCCCAGCGGAGGGCGCCACATCTGGCTGGCGGGCCCGCCGGACGTCGTGATCCCCAACTCGGCGGGCCGGCTCGCCCCCGGCATCGACATCAGGGGCGCGGGCGGCTACCTGGTGGGCCCCGGCTCCCGTACGGAACACGGCGTCTACAGCACCGTTCCCGGCACGGCCCATCTGCCGCCCGCCCCCTGTCCGCCCGCCCTACTGCGCCTGCTCACCCCCTCGCGCCGCGCACACCGGCACACACCCCCGCACTCCGCGCCGTCGCCCGGAACGCATCCGTCCCCGGATCCCACCCCGCACCAACAGGGCCAGGGCCTGGTCCAGTTCGTACTCGCCGCACACGAGGGCCAACGCAACACCCGCCTCTTCTGGGCGGCCTGCCGCGCCTACGAGAACGGCATCGGCGAAACCCTGTCCCCGCACCTCATCGACGCCGCGGTCTGCGTCGGCCTCACCGAACGCGAGGCCCGCTCGACCATCGCCTCAGCGGCCCGCCTCACGGGCCATGCGTGA
- a CDS encoding bifunctional DNA primase/polymerase, whose translation MREILGRRRRLLSWRIGRKPGRSAGQLGAALTFATAWRWPVLPGVGLDRRDGTRCACPDPDCAVPGAHPLDPGLLAATTDERMVRWWWTNRPGAPIVLATGDRAPCAVSLPAEAGARALAALDEAGIRLGPVVATDARLHILVAPYSMAQLGELLYAKDYVPGSLRFHGEGGYIALPPSVTGQGPVRWERAPLPGSAAPWVPDVEAVVDAVVDALTRTGVSAPEL comes from the coding sequence ATGCGCGAGATCCTCGGAAGGCGACGCAGGCTCCTGTCCTGGCGAATCGGAAGGAAGCCCGGCCGGAGCGCCGGACAGCTCGGCGCGGCTCTGACCTTCGCGACCGCATGGCGGTGGCCCGTACTGCCAGGCGTCGGTCTCGACCGGCGCGACGGCACCCGGTGCGCCTGCCCCGACCCCGACTGCGCGGTACCGGGCGCGCACCCCCTCGACCCCGGCCTCCTCGCCGCCACCACCGACGAGCGGATGGTCCGCTGGTGGTGGACCAACCGACCCGGCGCGCCCATCGTCCTCGCCACCGGAGACCGCGCCCCGTGCGCCGTCAGCCTCCCCGCGGAAGCCGGGGCGCGCGCCCTCGCCGCGCTCGACGAGGCGGGCATCCGGCTCGGCCCGGTGGTCGCCACCGACGCCAGACTCCACATCCTCGTCGCGCCGTACTCCATGGCCCAGTTGGGCGAGCTCCTCTACGCAAAGGACTACGTCCCGGGTTCCCTCCGCTTCCACGGCGAGGGGGGTTACATCGCCCTGCCGCCCTCCGTGACCGGCCAGGGCCCGGTCCGCTGGGAGCGCGCGCCGCTGCCCGGCTCCGCCGCCCCCTGGGTGCCGGACGTCGAGGCGGTCGTGGACGCCGTCGTCGACGCCCTCACTCGTACGGGTGTGAGCGCGCCCGAGTTGTAG
- a CDS encoding DUF5926 family protein, producing the protein MAKKRPQTKGKQQSQVKDGARTGGAENYPVVGAREPCPCGSGRRYKACHGRAAAHAVTELVQRPFEGLPGECDWIALRELVPAATVELTLKGGLPDGIPSVSLATVLPMAWPALRRDDGSVLLGLQNDTASGDISRDLADTLQRALEAEPGTPVKGRRAPADGPRLQDLIDPEGRFEPVVHAGFEFWVPDAENATPEVTASLERANDAAIPTVKLTGVDAAYWCETPDKNHLRWVMPHPEEQLLDALARLHAAGTSSLGEGTRLVGSFRAHGLTVPVWDLPTGVSAADVEKPAAEFAERLATALSSQTPLTADERRARGGLTNRQVTLS; encoded by the coding sequence ATGGCCAAGAAGCGCCCTCAGACCAAGGGCAAGCAGCAGTCGCAGGTCAAGGACGGAGCCCGCACCGGCGGCGCTGAGAACTATCCGGTCGTCGGCGCCCGTGAGCCCTGCCCGTGCGGCTCGGGCCGGCGCTACAAGGCGTGTCACGGCCGGGCCGCCGCGCACGCGGTGACCGAGCTGGTCCAGCGCCCGTTCGAGGGGCTGCCCGGCGAGTGCGACTGGATCGCGCTGCGCGAGCTGGTGCCCGCTGCCACGGTCGAGCTGACCCTCAAGGGCGGGCTGCCCGACGGCATTCCGTCGGTGTCCCTCGCCACGGTGCTGCCGATGGCGTGGCCCGCGCTGCGCCGCGACGACGGTTCGGTTCTGCTCGGTCTGCAGAACGACACTGCGTCCGGCGACATCAGCCGCGACCTGGCCGACACCTTGCAGCGCGCCCTTGAGGCCGAGCCGGGTACGCCGGTGAAGGGCCGCCGCGCTCCGGCCGACGGCCCGCGACTGCAGGACCTGATCGACCCGGAGGGCCGTTTCGAGCCGGTCGTGCACGCGGGCTTCGAGTTCTGGGTGCCGGACGCGGAGAACGCCACGCCGGAGGTGACCGCCTCCCTCGAACGGGCGAACGATGCCGCCATTCCGACGGTGAAGCTGACCGGCGTGGACGCCGCGTACTGGTGCGAGACGCCGGACAAGAACCATCTGCGCTGGGTCATGCCGCACCCCGAGGAGCAGCTCCTCGACGCGCTGGCCCGGCTGCACGCGGCCGGTACGTCGAGCCTCGGCGAGGGCACCCGCCTCGTCGGTTCCTTCCGTGCGCACGGTCTGACCGTCCCGGTGTGGGACCTGCCGACCGGTGTCTCGGCGGCGGATGTCGAGAAGCCCGCGGCGGAGTTCGCCGAGCGGCTCGCGACGGCACTCTCCTCGCAGACCCCGCTGACCGCGGACGAGCGCCGCGCGCGCGGGGGCCTCACCAACCGCCAGGTCACCCTCAGCTGA
- a CDS encoding acyl-CoA dehydrogenase family protein, which translates to MHLAPTERQRRLRADLRTYFRDVMPDGPPHGTDTEGRRRLLRRIGADGMLGLGWPVEYGGQGRSADEQFVFFDEACRAGAPVSMVTLNTVGPTLMKYGTEEQKAAFLPRILSGDLAFAIGYSEPSAGTDLAALRTRAVRDGTDWRIDGQKIFTSNAQNADWIWLACRTGPDAPKHQGISIILVPTDAPGFSWTPIDTVGGLTTTATYYDGIRVPAANLVGEENGGWGLITNQLNHERVALAAIGMQAEDFYEAALDRARTPDPVTGERRIDAPWVRSRLAEAHARLAALRLLNWRLVGDVEAGRLAPGDASGVKFVGTESAVEVYRMCQEIAGEAGLVRAGSPGGLGDGELERMNRAAQINTFGGGVSEVQREIVATMRLGMRRGRR; encoded by the coding sequence GTGCACCTCGCCCCCACCGAACGCCAACGCCGACTCCGCGCCGACCTGCGCACGTACTTCCGGGACGTGATGCCGGACGGGCCGCCCCACGGCACGGACACCGAGGGGCGGCGTCGCCTCCTGCGACGGATCGGCGCCGACGGCATGCTCGGCCTCGGGTGGCCCGTCGAGTACGGCGGCCAAGGCCGCAGCGCCGACGAACAGTTCGTGTTCTTCGACGAGGCCTGCCGCGCCGGTGCCCCCGTCTCCATGGTCACTCTGAACACCGTCGGGCCGACCCTCATGAAGTACGGGACGGAGGAGCAGAAGGCCGCCTTCCTGCCCCGCATCCTCAGCGGCGACCTCGCCTTCGCGATCGGCTACAGCGAACCGTCCGCCGGCACCGACCTGGCGGCACTGCGGACCAGAGCCGTGCGCGACGGCACCGACTGGCGGATCGACGGTCAGAAGATCTTCACCTCGAACGCGCAGAACGCCGACTGGATCTGGCTGGCCTGCCGTACTGGCCCCGACGCCCCCAAACACCAGGGCATATCCATCATCCTCGTCCCGACCGACGCCCCCGGCTTCTCCTGGACCCCGATCGACACGGTGGGCGGACTGACGACGACGGCGACGTACTACGACGGGATCCGCGTACCGGCCGCGAACCTCGTCGGCGAGGAGAACGGCGGCTGGGGTCTCATCACCAATCAGCTCAACCACGAGCGGGTGGCGCTCGCCGCCATCGGCATGCAGGCCGAGGATTTCTACGAGGCGGCGCTCGACCGGGCACGTACACCCGATCCGGTGACGGGCGAGCGCCGGATTGACGCCCCGTGGGTGCGATCGAGGCTGGCCGAAGCGCATGCGCGGCTCGCGGCACTACGCCTGCTCAACTGGCGTTTGGTGGGGGATGTGGAGGCGGGCCGACTGGCCCCCGGCGACGCGAGCGGCGTGAAGTTCGTGGGAACCGAGTCGGCGGTTGAGGTGTACCGAATGTGTCAGGAGATCGCGGGCGAGGCGGGGCTGGTGAGGGCCGGTTCGCCGGGCGGTCTCGGGGACGGCGAACTGGAGCGGATGAACAGGGCCGCGCAGATCAATACGTTCGGGGGCGGGGTGAGCGAGGTGCAGCGCGAGATCGTCGCGACGATGCGGCTCGGCATGCGGAGGGGGCGGCGGTGA
- a CDS encoding PP2C family protein-serine/threonine phosphatase yields the protein MLDIPSPVRVHLEALLAAHSDMGVCDAFEHYAPAGKPSAMNAPHLPKVAGIDSTVPPPAHTVAPTAQTTPAAARPAGTPVAGAPGAVIQDRLAGWVSDLTTLHELTERLARTATLDEALRELLRAGAALVGARRGLAVIEPADGLGPETTIGLGLGRADLGHIETVPRRATSYGRILDADEDRPGTVPDEIAQPDLLADESLDPRHREVAAVLGYAASYALSLSTETAGRIGAAVWLYDEPAEPDERRRHLVGLYARQASEHVARLLVLDRARTSEATLRDELMPSRLPRVAGVQLAARHRTGPRGGGDWHDALPLPDAALGLAVGSVTGSGPSAVAAMGRLRASLRAYAVMEGEDPVAVLSDLELLLRLTEPARSATALFAYCEPARRKIVLAGAGHSPPLIIGERRTEYVETSLSAPLGMLACWEAPSVELAPEPGETVLLYTDGLLHRTGDPMDRAFARLHAAAASVPKGIRDDPGAIVDHVLHTVLPDGLDSVDSDEDVVLLAARFE from the coding sequence ATGCTGGACATCCCCTCACCAGTGCGTGTACATCTGGAGGCATTGCTAGCGGCGCATAGTGACATGGGGGTTTGCGATGCTTTTGAGCATTACGCACCGGCCGGAAAGCCGTCAGCCATGAACGCCCCTCACCTTCCGAAAGTGGCCGGAATCGATTCCACAGTTCCGCCACCGGCACACACTGTCGCGCCCACCGCGCAGACCACACCCGCCGCGGCACGCCCGGCGGGCACTCCCGTCGCCGGCGCACCCGGCGCGGTGATCCAGGACCGGCTCGCGGGCTGGGTCTCCGACCTCACCACGTTGCACGAACTCACCGAGCGGCTCGCCCGCACGGCCACCCTCGACGAGGCGCTGCGCGAACTCCTGCGCGCCGGAGCGGCCCTCGTGGGCGCCCGGCGCGGCCTCGCCGTCATCGAACCGGCCGACGGACTCGGCCCCGAGACCACGATCGGCCTGGGCCTTGGCCGGGCCGACCTCGGGCACATCGAGACGGTGCCGCGCCGCGCCACCTCGTACGGCAGGATCCTGGACGCCGACGAGGACAGACCCGGCACCGTGCCGGACGAGATCGCGCAGCCCGACCTGCTCGCCGACGAGAGCCTCGACCCCCGCCACCGCGAAGTCGCCGCCGTCCTCGGCTACGCCGCGAGCTACGCGCTGTCCCTGAGTACCGAGACAGCAGGCCGGATCGGTGCCGCCGTGTGGCTGTACGACGAGCCCGCCGAGCCGGACGAGCGCCGACGCCACCTCGTCGGGCTCTACGCGCGCCAGGCCTCCGAGCACGTGGCGCGGCTGCTCGTCCTGGACCGCGCCCGCACCAGCGAGGCCACCCTCCGCGACGAGCTCATGCCCTCGCGGCTGCCGCGGGTGGCCGGGGTGCAGCTCGCCGCCCGGCACCGCACCGGGCCGCGCGGCGGCGGCGACTGGCACGACGCGCTGCCGCTGCCCGACGCGGCGCTCGGCCTCGCGGTCGGCTCCGTCACCGGCTCCGGTCCCAGCGCCGTGGCCGCGATGGGGCGCCTGCGCGCCTCGCTCCGGGCATACGCGGTGATGGAGGGCGAGGACCCCGTGGCCGTCCTCTCCGACCTGGAGCTGCTGCTGCGGCTGACCGAGCCCGCGCGGTCGGCGACGGCACTCTTCGCGTACTGCGAACCGGCTCGGCGCAAGATCGTCCTCGCCGGTGCCGGGCACAGCCCGCCCCTGATCATCGGGGAGCGGCGCACGGAGTATGTGGAGACGTCCCTGTCCGCGCCGCTCGGCATGCTCGCCTGTTGGGAGGCGCCGAGCGTGGAGCTCGCCCCGGAGCCCGGAGAAACGGTGCTTCTCTACACCGACGGGCTCCTGCACCGAACCGGCGACCCGATGGACCGGGCCTTCGCACGGCTGCACGCGGCGGCGGCGAGCGTTCCCAAGGGCATCAGGGACGACCCCGGGGCCATCGTCGACCACGTGCTGCACACCGTCCTGCCCGACGGGCTCGACTCCGTGGACAGCGACGAGGACGTCGTGCTCCTGGCGGCACGCTTCGAGTGA
- a CDS encoding bifunctional MaoC family dehydratase N-terminal/OB-fold nucleic acid binding domain-containing protein → MKGTGLDRGTTAEEIPYGELRAFEGRVAAEAGRGKDPVNAPMIRHWCEALGDTNPAYAGADPVAPATMLQVWTMGGLSGHDGRSSAYDALFALLDGAGYTSVVATDCEQEYVRALRPGDEVTFDAVIESVSERKTTKLGTGHFVTTRMDVHAGGELAGTHRFRILKYAPAERRPEPGPKPELTPVQEPKPEAKPESKARRPRPVINRDNAGFWEGVAGHRLLIQRCGGCGTLRFPWLPGCNACGSPEWDTVEAGGEGTVYSYVVMHHPPFPAFDPPYAVGLVELAEGVRIVSSIVGVPYDKVRIGMPVRLEFLRVDADVELPVFRGGAGDAGDVRGGG, encoded by the coding sequence GTGAAGGGCACGGGACTCGACCGGGGGACGACGGCGGAGGAGATCCCTTACGGGGAGTTGCGGGCGTTCGAGGGCAGGGTCGCGGCGGAGGCGGGCCGTGGCAAGGACCCGGTCAACGCGCCCATGATCAGGCATTGGTGCGAGGCGCTGGGCGACACCAACCCCGCCTATGCGGGGGCGGACCCGGTGGCGCCCGCGACGATGCTGCAGGTCTGGACGATGGGCGGCCTCTCCGGTCACGACGGCCGCTCGTCGGCGTACGACGCGTTGTTCGCCCTGCTCGACGGCGCCGGGTACACCTCGGTGGTCGCCACGGACTGCGAGCAGGAGTACGTGCGTGCGCTGCGCCCCGGCGACGAGGTCACGTTCGACGCGGTGATCGAGTCGGTGTCGGAACGCAAGACGACCAAGCTGGGGACGGGGCACTTCGTCACGACCCGGATGGACGTCCACGCGGGGGGCGAGCTCGCGGGGACACATCGCTTCCGCATCCTCAAGTACGCCCCGGCGGAACGGAGACCGGAGCCCGGACCGAAGCCGGAGCTGACGCCGGTGCAGGAGCCGAAGCCGGAGGCCAAGCCGGAATCGAAGGCCAGGCGGCCACGTCCGGTCATCAACCGTGACAACGCGGGGTTCTGGGAGGGTGTCGCCGGACACCGGTTGCTGATCCAGCGCTGCGGTGGCTGCGGCACGCTCCGCTTCCCCTGGCTGCCCGGCTGCAACGCCTGCGGCTCGCCCGAGTGGGACACGGTCGAGGCGGGCGGTGAGGGCACGGTCTATTCGTACGTGGTGATGCACCACCCGCCTTTCCCCGCGTTCGACCCGCCCTACGCCGTGGGCTTGGTCGAGCTGGCCGAGGGCGTCCGGATCGTCAGCAGCATCGTCGGGGTGCCGTACGACAAGGTGCGGATAGGGATGCCCGTGCGGCTGGAGTTCCTGCGAGTGGACGCGGACGTGGAGCTCCCGGTGTTCCGGGGCGGCGCGGGTGACGCGGGCGACGTGAGAGGCGGGGGCTGA